The sequence GCCGTCGGCCTGACGGGCGATCTCGCCGGTTTCCATGACGACGGTGCGGTCACCGTACTGGAATTCTTTACGAATCGGTTTCATAAGCCTTACTTACGTAGTCCCAGGCGCTCGATGAGCGAGCGGTAACGCTCGATATCCTTGCGCTTGAGATAGTTCAACAGTTTGCGGCGCTGATTGACCAGACGCAGCAGACCACGGCGCGAGTGGACGTCTTTCTTGTGCTGCTGGAAGTGGGGAGTCAGCTGGTTGATGCGGGCGGTCAGCAGCGCCACCTGCACTTCCGGGGAGCCGGTATCCCCTTCGCTGCGTTGGTATTCCTGCATGATCTTGCGCTTTTCTTCAGCGGTCAACGGCATGATTTCACTCCTATGCTGATGGTTTCGGTTTGGACAGATTGAACAGGCGACGCGGGGCAACCCGACCATCATCGAGTACTTCACCCACGCCGATGAACGCTCCCTCGCGATTATACAGGCGCACGAATCCCTCCGCCTGCAGTTTGGGGATCAGCACCGGCTGTCCCCTGAGAAGATAGAAGGCCATCTCATCGCCCAACCGGACTTCGGGCCAGGAAGCCACCGCGCGATCGATGGGCAGCAGCAGGGCGCGGCGTTCGGCCAGCGGCATCTCCGCCAGCGCCTCCAGAGTCACCGCATCGTCGATGGCGAAATCGCCCACCGCGGTGCGGCGCAGTTGCTCCACGTGTCCCAGCGTGTCCAGCGCCCCGGCGATGTCCTCGGCCAGGGTGCGAATGAAGGTGCCCTTGGAACAGAACACCTCCAATTCCAGGAAATCGGGGCCGAAATCGAGCAGCTGCAGTTCATGAATGACGACCCGGCGCGGCGGCCGTTCCACCTCGATGCCCTGGCGCGCCAGATCGTACAGACGCTGGCCGCCCTGTTTGAGGGCCGAGTACATGGGCGGAATCTGCATGATTTCGCCGCGGAAGCGCGCCAGCGCCGCCTCGATCCGCTCCCGGCTCGGTTTTGGCACCGGCTTGCGGGTAAGGATCTCACCCTCGGCATCGCCGGTGGCGGTGGCGGTTCCCAGGCGCACCAGAACCCAGTAGCGCTTGTCGCTGTCGAGCAGAAAGGCGGAGATCTTGGTGGCCTCGCCGAAACACACCGGCAACAGGCCGGTGGCCAACGGATCGAGACTGCCGGTGTGCCCCGCCTTGCGGGCCGCCAGCAGACGCTTGGCCTGCTGCAGGGCCTGATTGGAGGTCAGCCCCGGCGACTTGTCCAGCAGCAAGATGCCGTCGATGGCATCGCCTTTGCGGCGTCTTGGTTTACTCATCCTTGGGTTCTTCCTTTTTCAGTTCGTCCAACAGTTGGGTGATCCGCATGCCGCGCTCGATGGCGGTGTCCTTGAAGAAGCGCAGCTCCGGGATTTGGCGGATGTGGAGGCGCTTTCCCAGCTCGTGGCGCAGGAACGGCGCGGCACCCTGGAGGATCTCCAGGGTGGTGTCGATCTGGTCCATTTCCAGGGTGGAAACGTAGACCTTGGCCACCGACAGGTCGCGGCTGACCTCCACGTCGTCCACCGTCACCCAGCCCAGACGCGGATCCTTGATCTCGTGGCGGATCAGATCCGCCAGCTCGCGCTGGAGCTGGGAGGCGACCCGCTGGGAGCGATCGTAGTCACGGGCCACGGGATCAATCCTCCGCTTCCACTTCGACACGCTCGTAGACTTCGATCAG comes from Methylomarinovum tepidoasis and encodes:
- the rpsO gene encoding 30S ribosomal protein S15, producing the protein MPLTAEEKRKIMQEYQRSEGDTGSPEVQVALLTARINQLTPHFQQHKKDVHSRRGLLRLVNQRRKLLNYLKRKDIERYRSLIERLGLRK
- the truB gene encoding tRNA pseudouridine(55) synthase TruB; this translates as MSKPRRRKGDAIDGILLLDKSPGLTSNQALQQAKRLLAARKAGHTGSLDPLATGLLPVCFGEATKISAFLLDSDKRYWVLVRLGTATATGDAEGEILTRKPVPKPSRERIEAALARFRGEIMQIPPMYSALKQGGQRLYDLARQGIEVERPPRRVVIHELQLLDFGPDFLELEVFCSKGTFIRTLAEDIAGALDTLGHVEQLRRTAVGDFAIDDAVTLEALAEMPLAERRALLLPIDRAVASWPEVRLGDEMAFYLLRGQPVLIPKLQAEGFVRLYNREGAFIGVGEVLDDGRVAPRRLFNLSKPKPSA
- the rbfA gene encoding 30S ribosome-binding factor RbfA, giving the protein MARDYDRSQRVASQLQRELADLIRHEIKDPRLGWVTVDDVEVSRDLSVAKVYVSTLEMDQIDTTLEILQGAAPFLRHELGKRLHIRQIPELRFFKDTAIERGMRITQLLDELKKEEPKDE